In Acidobacteriota bacterium, the following proteins share a genomic window:
- a CDS encoding D-alanine--D-alanine ligase, translating into MKRLRVGVLYGGRSGEHEVSVASAATVFSHLDRQRYEPIAVRIEKDGRWALADRPPSAASAADVIDQMRSDVSRVRAGRDVIMPPHPGDDALVLVDRRSGGAHGAEASATLTGLALDVIFPVLHGPYGEDGTIQGLLELADRPYVGCGVLASAAGMDKAIMKVLFRAKGLRVTDWQVVTRREWRTSRDAVLARLASTQTGPVFVKPASLGSSLGISKVTNAAGLPAALDLACEHDRKMIVEAAVPEAREIECAVLGNEAPETSVPGEIVPSREFYDYEAKYLDNQSRLLIPAPLDVDLEREIRRQSVEAFTAIDGAGLARVDFLLSRSTGELFVNEINTLPGFTTISMFAKLWSASGLPIGSVIDRLIALAIARHADKHDHEISAI; encoded by the coding sequence GTGAAACGACTTCGCGTTGGCGTGCTCTACGGCGGCCGATCGGGCGAACACGAAGTGTCGGTCGCCTCGGCCGCCACGGTCTTCAGCCACCTCGATCGCCAGCGCTACGAGCCCATTGCCGTGCGCATCGAGAAAGATGGCCGGTGGGCGCTGGCCGATCGGCCGCCCTCGGCCGCGTCGGCCGCCGACGTGATCGACCAGATGCGCAGCGACGTCTCGCGCGTGCGCGCCGGACGCGACGTGATCATGCCGCCGCATCCGGGCGACGATGCGCTCGTGCTGGTGGATCGGCGGAGCGGCGGCGCGCACGGCGCGGAGGCGTCCGCGACGCTGACGGGGCTCGCGCTCGACGTGATCTTTCCGGTGCTGCACGGCCCGTACGGCGAGGACGGGACGATCCAGGGCCTCCTCGAGCTGGCCGATCGGCCGTACGTCGGCTGCGGCGTGCTCGCGTCGGCGGCCGGCATGGACAAGGCGATCATGAAGGTCCTCTTCCGTGCCAAGGGCCTGCGCGTCACGGACTGGCAGGTCGTCACGCGGCGCGAATGGCGCACGTCCCGTGACGCGGTGCTCGCGCGGCTGGCGTCGACGCAGACGGGTCCGGTGTTCGTGAAGCCCGCGAGCCTCGGATCGAGCCTCGGTATTTCGAAAGTGACGAACGCGGCCGGCCTGCCCGCCGCGCTCGACCTGGCGTGCGAGCACGACCGGAAGATGATCGTCGAAGCTGCCGTGCCGGAGGCGCGTGAGATCGAGTGCGCCGTCCTCGGCAACGAAGCGCCCGAGACGTCGGTGCCGGGCGAGATCGTTCCCTCGCGCGAGTTCTACGACTACGAGGCGAAGTACCTCGACAATCAGTCGCGGCTGCTGATTCCGGCGCCGCTCGACGTCGATCTCGAACGCGAGATCCGGCGCCAGAGCGTCGAGGCGTTCACGGCGATCGACGGCGCCGGCCTCGCGCGCGTCGATTTCCTGCTGAGCCGCTCGACGGGTGAGCTGTTCGTCAACGAGATCAACACGCTGCCCGGCTTCACGACGATCAGCATGTTCGCGAAGCTGTGGAGCGCGTCCGGCCTGCCGATCGGCAGCGTGATCGATCGGCTGATCGCGCTCGCCATCGCACGTCACGCCGACAAGCACGACCACGAGATCTCCGCGATCTGA
- a CDS encoding bifunctional folylpolyglutamate synthase/dihydrofolate synthase has protein sequence MKAAASDVRARLFGLEQIGIKLGLDQINGLLDRLGRPDLAFPSIAVAGTNGKGSVAAMLERGVRAAGYRTGRYTSPHLADVEERIVVDGRPVRADVFDAAAERVLDAGRGLPFPPTFFEATTALALDVFRGAGVDVAVLEVGMGGRLDATNAVTNVASAITAIDFDHEQYLGDTIEAIAAEKAGIVKPGTVTVLGPNRAAVEAVVAATCQRRGTELVRAREGVTADVTFVDGRATMALRTPEHEYQPLVLALRGRHQVDNAITAIRLLERLSARRCFDVPFAAIRTAVEDVTWPARLELLQAGSMQVLIDGAHNPAGARALASYVGETYGRPMPIVVGVMRDKKVAAILKALAGAASEFVCTSVSTPRAMSAPELVATAATAVPSIPAIAVAAPMDAVRYAAALDSPVVVAGSLYLAGEVRTGLTS, from the coding sequence ATGAAGGCCGCCGCGTCTGACGTTCGCGCGCGGTTGTTCGGCCTCGAGCAGATCGGCATCAAGCTCGGGCTGGATCAGATCAACGGCCTGCTCGATCGGCTCGGCAGGCCCGACCTCGCGTTTCCTTCGATTGCGGTCGCCGGCACCAACGGCAAGGGATCCGTGGCGGCGATGCTCGAGCGCGGCGTTCGGGCCGCAGGCTATCGGACCGGACGCTACACCTCGCCCCACCTCGCGGACGTCGAAGAGCGGATCGTCGTCGACGGCCGCCCGGTCCGGGCCGACGTGTTCGATGCCGCTGCCGAGCGAGTCCTCGACGCCGGACGCGGGCTGCCCTTCCCGCCCACGTTCTTCGAAGCGACGACGGCCTTGGCGTTGGATGTGTTCCGGGGCGCCGGCGTGGACGTGGCTGTTCTCGAAGTGGGCATGGGCGGCCGGCTCGACGCGACCAATGCCGTGACGAACGTCGCGTCCGCGATCACCGCGATCGACTTCGACCACGAGCAGTACCTCGGCGACACGATCGAGGCAATCGCCGCGGAGAAGGCCGGCATCGTCAAACCCGGCACGGTGACGGTGCTGGGTCCGAACCGCGCGGCCGTTGAGGCGGTGGTCGCCGCCACCTGTCAGAGACGTGGGACCGAGCTCGTACGAGCCCGCGAGGGTGTGACGGCGGACGTGACCTTCGTCGACGGACGCGCGACCATGGCGCTGCGAACGCCCGAACACGAGTACCAGCCGCTCGTGCTGGCCCTGCGCGGACGGCATCAGGTGGACAACGCGATCACGGCGATCCGCCTGCTCGAGCGGCTGTCGGCACGCCGCTGCTTCGATGTGCCGTTCGCTGCAATTCGAACGGCCGTCGAGGACGTGACCTGGCCGGCCCGGCTGGAGCTGCTCCAGGCGGGCTCGATGCAGGTGCTCATCGACGGGGCGCACAATCCCGCGGGCGCGAGGGCGCTCGCCAGCTATGTCGGCGAAACCTACGGGCGGCCGATGCCAATCGTCGTCGGCGTGATGCGAGACAAGAAGGTGGCGGCGATCCTGAAAGCGCTCGCGGGGGCGGCCAGCGAGTTCGTCTGCACGTCTGTCTCGACGCCGCGGGCGATGAGCGCGCCGGAACTGGTCGCAACCGCTGCGACGGCAGTGCCGTCGATCCCGGCGATCGCGGTCGCGGCGCCGATGGATGCGGTGCGATATGCCGCGGCGCTCGACTCGCCGGTCGTGGTGGCCGGGTCGCTCTACCTGGCCGGTGAGGTCCGGACCGGCCTGACGTCGTGA
- a CDS encoding acetyl-CoA carboxylase carboxyltransferase subunit beta codes for MAWFKKTRKPLENPEKASRVPEGLWVKCPSCGRVIYNKDLVAGLAVCPHCAHHFRMSAADRLRMLCDRGAWTEHDPGLRSTDPLVFVDTKPYAGRLAASIAASGLNDAVIIGTGTIEQQPAIVAAMEYSFIGGSMGVVVGEKITRAAEYALAERLPLVVVSCSGGARMMEGALSLMQMAKISAALGRLDRAGVPYISVLTDPTTGGVTASFAMLGDVILAEPKALIGFAGPRVIEQTIRQTLPEGFQRSEFLLEKGFVDAIVDRRELKPTIARLLRWLAAGRPPAEAARTGGESDEGRRV; via the coding sequence ATGGCGTGGTTCAAGAAGACGCGCAAGCCTCTCGAGAACCCCGAGAAGGCGAGCCGGGTCCCGGAAGGCCTGTGGGTGAAGTGCCCGTCGTGCGGGCGCGTCATCTACAACAAGGATCTCGTGGCGGGGCTGGCGGTCTGTCCGCATTGCGCGCATCACTTCAGGATGTCGGCGGCCGATCGGCTGCGCATGTTGTGCGATCGCGGAGCCTGGACGGAGCACGACCCCGGCCTGCGGTCCACCGATCCGCTGGTGTTCGTCGATACGAAACCGTATGCCGGCCGTCTCGCGGCGAGCATCGCGGCCAGCGGGCTGAACGATGCCGTCATCATCGGCACGGGCACGATTGAGCAGCAGCCGGCCATCGTCGCGGCGATGGAGTACTCGTTCATCGGCGGCAGCATGGGCGTGGTGGTCGGCGAGAAGATCACACGCGCCGCGGAGTACGCCCTCGCAGAACGGCTGCCGCTCGTCGTCGTGTCCTGCTCCGGCGGCGCACGGATGATGGAAGGCGCGCTGTCGCTGATGCAGATGGCGAAGATCAGCGCGGCGCTCGGTCGGCTCGATCGCGCGGGCGTTCCCTACATCTCCGTGCTGACCGATCCGACGACCGGCGGCGTCACGGCGAGCTTCGCGATGCTCGGGGACGTGATCCTGGCCGAGCCCAAGGCGTTGATCGGCTTCGCCGGCCCGCGCGTCATCGAGCAGACGATCCGGCAGACGCTGCCGGAGGGCTTCCAGCGGAGCGAGTTCCTCCTCGAGAAAGGCTTCGTCGACGCGATCGTGGACCGGCGCGAGCTCAAGCCGACGATCGCGAGGCTGCTGCGGTGGCTCGCCGCGGGCAGACCGCCGGCGGAGGCGGCGCGCACGGGCGGGGAGTCCGATGAAGGCCGCCGCGTCTGA
- a CDS encoding GDP-mannose 4,6-dehydratase, which produces MPQATVVTGGTGFAGRHLLDLIGSSSDVIAWYRPGGRLPDRGGVTWRPVDVVDRAAVADAIREAQPARLFHLAGAPNVATSWQNVLAHLQTNALGTHHLLDAVRRYRPGCRVLVVSSAHIYQPGDSPIDEHARVRPESPYGFSKLAQDQLALQAATEEGLDVVVARPFNHIGPRQQPGFAIADFARQIARIERGLTEPVLRVGNLTAKRDVSDVRDVVRAYATIVSRGTAGRPYNVCSGRASRMQDLLERLIALSSASIRVETDPARLRPHDAPIIQGDPTRIQSELDWTPSIPIDQTLRDTLEGWRADVASSSR; this is translated from the coding sequence ATGCCGCAAGCCACTGTCGTGACGGGCGGGACCGGTTTCGCCGGCCGGCACCTGCTCGATCTGATCGGGTCGTCTTCCGACGTCATCGCCTGGTACCGGCCAGGCGGAAGGCTGCCCGATCGCGGCGGCGTCACCTGGCGGCCGGTGGACGTCGTCGACCGCGCGGCCGTGGCCGATGCGATTCGCGAGGCACAGCCGGCGCGGCTCTTTCACCTCGCGGGTGCACCGAACGTCGCGACGTCGTGGCAGAACGTGCTGGCCCACCTGCAGACCAACGCGCTCGGCACGCACCATCTGCTGGATGCCGTCCGGCGCTACCGGCCCGGCTGCCGCGTGCTCGTGGTCTCGTCCGCGCACATCTACCAGCCCGGCGACAGCCCCATCGACGAGCACGCGCGCGTCCGTCCGGAGAGTCCGTACGGATTCTCGAAGCTGGCACAGGACCAGCTCGCGCTCCAAGCGGCCACAGAAGAGGGACTGGACGTGGTGGTGGCTCGGCCGTTCAACCACATCGGTCCGCGCCAGCAGCCTGGCTTCGCCATCGCCGACTTCGCCCGCCAGATTGCCCGCATCGAGCGCGGCCTGACGGAACCGGTCCTGCGCGTCGGCAACCTGACCGCGAAGCGCGATGTCAGCGACGTCCGCGACGTCGTTCGGGCCTACGCGACCATCGTCTCGCGCGGCACGGCGGGCCGGCCGTACAACGTGTGCTCGGGACGCGCGTCGCGCATGCAGGACCTGCTCGAACGCCTGATCGCGCTCTCGTCCGCGTCCATTCGCGTCGAAACCGATCCCGCGCGGCTCCGCCCGCACGACGCTCCGATCATCCAGGGGGATCCCACCCGGATCCAGTCCGAGCTCGACTGGACGCCGAGCATTCCGATCGACCAGACCCTGCGCGACACGCTCGAAGGCTGGCGCGCCGACGTGGCGAGTTCGAGCCGCTAG
- a CDS encoding HEAT repeat domain-containing protein has product MARPAAVSRALIAFACLIAASCKSVPAPEVVVVPEHTVSRDTKLGWIVRLEQQRQLRDPGSAAADVPGPARFRSASEPALDALAVDPDPVVRRRAVLALGRIALPNVVPALIASLQDPEEAVRATAAFALGLIGPDARDAVVALQTALADPSLVVRARAIDALGLIGSASAVPAIYQAAAGCSARIATLEPDDEAPKAPEIEVCRAALFAFVRLQSYDAIAGVALDGRGQPVSRWWPVAYALQRIADRRAVPALSALAGTPGIYTAGFALRGLAAFKEPSLVAVAKGLAARRDADVKVRVAAVRALGQVGGREAAVPLIELLDAPGAPPVLILETITALGATQYAPAFDALLDYVSDAAPAVRAAALTAAAHVAPDAFLVVLASLEPDKDWSVRAALARVLGTLSPDLVRTAVDDFAKDADARVRAAALETLAVVKPPDLGARLLTALQAADFVERATAARLIGEIELEGAVPHLVTAYDRGQSDAAYSARAAALGALAAYGSDEARTILRRGLGDREWPVRWRTAELLRGLGDATAAPERPARLRQPAEWFGSDALLHPAFSPHVFIETRAGTIEAELDMTDAAATSLNFIELARAGFFDGMKLHRVVPAFVVQGGDPRGDGEGGPGYTIPDELNATRYVRGTLGMALDWRDTGGSQFFVTLSPQPHLDGKYTAFGRVVDGWPVLDELAPWDVVQRVRVWDGVEFR; this is encoded by the coding sequence ATGGCGCGACCTGCGGCCGTGAGCCGCGCGCTCATCGCGTTCGCGTGTCTCATCGCCGCTTCGTGCAAGTCCGTGCCGGCGCCGGAGGTCGTCGTCGTTCCCGAGCACACGGTGTCGCGCGACACGAAGCTCGGCTGGATCGTCAGGCTCGAGCAGCAGAGGCAGCTTCGCGATCCGGGGAGCGCGGCCGCCGATGTTCCGGGGCCGGCACGATTTCGATCCGCGAGCGAGCCCGCGCTCGATGCGCTCGCCGTCGATCCGGATCCCGTCGTGCGGCGCCGTGCCGTGCTCGCGCTCGGCCGCATCGCGCTGCCGAACGTGGTGCCCGCGTTGATCGCGTCGCTGCAGGATCCCGAGGAGGCGGTGCGTGCGACCGCCGCCTTCGCGCTGGGGCTGATTGGACCCGACGCCCGCGACGCCGTGGTCGCGCTGCAAACCGCGCTGGCGGATCCATCGCTCGTCGTTCGCGCGCGAGCCATCGACGCGCTCGGCCTGATCGGGTCCGCGTCGGCCGTGCCCGCCATCTATCAGGCCGCGGCGGGCTGCAGTGCGCGGATCGCGACGCTCGAGCCCGATGACGAGGCGCCGAAGGCGCCGGAGATCGAAGTGTGTCGCGCCGCGCTGTTCGCGTTCGTGCGGCTGCAGAGCTACGACGCGATTGCCGGCGTCGCGCTCGACGGTCGCGGACAGCCGGTCTCGCGCTGGTGGCCCGTGGCGTACGCGCTGCAGCGGATCGCCGACCGCCGGGCCGTGCCGGCCCTGTCCGCATTGGCGGGCACACCCGGCATCTACACCGCGGGGTTCGCGTTGCGTGGCCTCGCCGCGTTCAAGGAGCCGAGCCTCGTTGCGGTGGCCAAGGGGCTGGCCGCCCGGCGCGATGCTGACGTCAAAGTCCGTGTGGCCGCCGTGCGAGCCCTCGGCCAGGTGGGAGGGCGTGAGGCCGCCGTTCCTTTGATCGAGCTGCTCGACGCGCCGGGGGCGCCTCCGGTTCTGATCCTCGAGACGATCACGGCGCTCGGCGCGACCCAGTACGCGCCCGCGTTCGATGCGCTGCTCGACTATGTGAGCGATGCCGCGCCGGCCGTGCGGGCGGCGGCGCTCACCGCCGCCGCCCATGTCGCGCCCGACGCCTTCCTGGTGGTGTTGGCCAGCCTGGAACCCGACAAGGATTGGTCGGTGCGTGCGGCGCTCGCGCGCGTGCTCGGGACGCTCTCGCCCGACCTCGTGCGCACGGCGGTGGACGACTTCGCGAAGGATGCCGACGCGCGCGTGCGCGCGGCCGCGCTCGAGACGTTGGCCGTCGTGAAGCCGCCGGATCTGGGCGCGCGTTTGCTCACCGCGCTTCAGGCGGCCGACTTCGTGGAGCGGGCGACCGCCGCGCGGCTCATCGGCGAGATCGAGCTCGAGGGCGCCGTGCCTCACCTCGTCACCGCGTACGACCGCGGTCAGAGCGATGCCGCCTACTCAGCCCGAGCGGCGGCGCTCGGTGCGCTCGCCGCGTACGGTAGCGACGAAGCGCGGACCATTCTCCGCCGCGGTCTCGGAGATCGCGAGTGGCCCGTGCGATGGCGCACGGCGGAGCTGCTCCGCGGCCTCGGCGACGCGACGGCGGCGCCCGAACGCCCCGCTCGCCTGCGGCAGCCCGCCGAGTGGTTTGGGTCGGATGCGCTGCTGCACCCGGCGTTCTCGCCGCACGTGTTCATCGAAACGCGCGCCGGGACGATCGAAGCCGAGCTCGACATGACGGACGCGGCCGCGACGTCGCTGAACTTCATCGAGCTGGCCCGGGCGGGGTTCTTCGACGGCATGAAGCTGCATCGCGTGGTGCCGGCGTTCGTCGTGCAGGGCGGCGACCCGCGCGGTGACGGCGAGGGCGGGCCAGGCTACACGATTCCCGATGAGCTGAATGCGACCCGCTATGTGCGCGGCACGCTCGGCATGGCGCTCGACTGGCGCGACACCGGCGGCAGCCAGTTCTTCGTCACGCTCTCGCCGCAGCCGCACCTCGACGGCAAGTACACGGCGTTCGGCCGCGTCGTCGACGGCTGGCCGGTGCTCGACGAGCTCGCGCCGTGGGACGTGGTGCAGCGGGTGCGCGTGTGGGACGGGGTGGAGTTCAGGTAG
- a CDS encoding deoxynucleoside kinase, translated as MDFRYLAIEGPIGSGKTALARRLSAHLDASAVLDEPDNPFLPDFYAGRSGAAFQAQLFFVLARHRQLLALRQRDLFSQVTVCDFLFERDRVYAFVNLDDNELFIYQRLYDLLSRDVVAPDVVMYLQSPTDTLARRLRERERRAADPQIVPDEAYLAELNEAYTHFFFHYTATPLLVVETSQMDLSWGDDTVEELLRQLRGMTRGTRYYVPRA; from the coding sequence TTGGACTTCCGTTACCTGGCCATCGAGGGCCCGATCGGATCCGGGAAGACCGCACTTGCGAGGCGTCTCTCGGCCCACCTGGACGCGTCGGCCGTGCTGGACGAGCCCGACAATCCGTTTCTGCCGGACTTCTATGCCGGACGCAGCGGCGCGGCCTTCCAGGCGCAGCTCTTCTTCGTCCTGGCGCGCCACCGCCAACTGCTCGCCCTTCGACAGCGCGATCTGTTCAGCCAGGTCACCGTGTGCGACTTTCTCTTCGAGCGCGATCGCGTCTACGCGTTCGTGAACCTCGACGACAACGAGCTCTTCATCTATCAGCGCCTCTACGACCTGCTCTCCCGCGACGTCGTCGCTCCGGACGTCGTCATGTACCTGCAGTCGCCGACCGACACCCTGGCGCGCCGGCTCCGCGAGCGCGAGCGGCGCGCCGCCGATCCTCAGATCGTGCCGGACGAGGCGTACCTCGCCGAGCTCAACGAGGCCTACACGCACTTCTTCTTCCACTACACGGCCACGCCGCTGCTCGTCGTCGAAACGTCCCAGATGGACCTGTCGTGGGGGGACGACACGGTGGAGGAACTGCTGCGACAGCTTCGCGGGATGACGCGGGGAACCCGGTACTACGTGCCGAGGGCGTAG
- a CDS encoding LPS-assembly protein LptD has protein sequence MMRCKGFTSCRTEPPAGAPRLFPSFVLVAIALACLVARPAAAQDSPFSSCKQTEPIRMLSQTPEPIDGRPGAVRWTLTGNPVVVVCDDTTLMANTLVYESDSKAIHASGDVVLRQPDLTLSAARADLNGDTKLGTFYDAAGMARIGDEPAEKSPFGTMEPDVTFAGERIEKLGPKTYRIHRGRFTTCIQPTPRWEVTSGDATLTLDKHALLKNVVLRVKDVPILYLPAFYYPMDKGDRATGFLLPTYGASTFRGTTLSNAFFWAISRSQDATFFHDWTTKSGQGIGSQYRYVSSPDARGTVNFSVFNSPEASTSTGDIVAGRRSMQVDGDANQGLPAGFRLIGRVNYFTDAATQQMYQDVYDSGSRQQRSINAMLTGNVGAARLSATFDRNDYFYGANGTRTGRAPSVNVSLPDRTVGRTKLYVGTSADMSYLVRQDDLSRPDTDHSLWRLDGNTRIRAPLSSLSFLSVTADASWRLTYWTESIDPLADAQVPVGLGRQLFELRTQVVGPTVSRIFQRPNGKYADRFKHVIEPTFRIRRTTTFREFDRVVQNDYSVDGQVGGVTQIDYGVSNKVLARRPPPPAAPGAPPRPGVTRQILTVDLMQSYYSNALAARYDSQYQSVSAGSFGPLRLQASTRPADRVTGQFGMEIDAKYRAVTILSATGRLESDRTELTLNWSKRRRIRDVPEYQYESHFLSGGTRVRSRTNHVGGEYRFTIDMGNRRWVQQRVLAYYNSQCCGVSVDWQQIDSPLLSARGVPTNHQFGISFTLAGVGSFANPLGSFGGAR, from the coding sequence GTGATGCGCTGTAAGGGATTCACGTCCTGCCGCACCGAGCCGCCGGCCGGCGCTCCGCGGCTGTTTCCATCGTTCGTCCTGGTGGCGATCGCGCTCGCGTGCCTGGTCGCGCGTCCCGCCGCGGCACAGGACAGCCCCTTCTCCTCCTGCAAGCAGACGGAGCCGATCCGGATGCTCAGCCAGACGCCCGAGCCGATTGACGGCCGGCCCGGCGCGGTCCGATGGACGCTCACCGGCAACCCGGTCGTGGTCGTGTGCGACGACACGACGCTCATGGCCAACACGCTCGTGTACGAGAGCGACAGCAAGGCCATCCATGCCTCCGGCGATGTCGTGCTGCGGCAGCCCGACCTCACGCTGTCAGCCGCCCGGGCCGATCTCAACGGCGACACCAAGCTGGGAACGTTCTATGACGCCGCCGGCATGGCGCGAATCGGCGATGAACCCGCGGAGAAGAGCCCGTTCGGGACGATGGAGCCCGACGTCACCTTCGCCGGAGAGCGGATCGAGAAGCTCGGACCGAAGACGTACCGGATCCACCGCGGCCGCTTCACGACCTGCATCCAGCCGACGCCTCGGTGGGAGGTGACCTCCGGCGACGCCACCCTCACGCTCGACAAGCACGCGCTGCTGAAGAACGTCGTGCTTCGCGTGAAGGACGTGCCGATCCTGTATCTGCCGGCGTTCTACTACCCGATGGACAAAGGCGATCGCGCCACCGGCTTCCTGCTGCCGACGTACGGCGCGTCGACGTTCCGCGGCACGACGCTGAGCAATGCGTTCTTCTGGGCGATCAGCCGGAGCCAGGACGCGACGTTCTTCCACGACTGGACCACGAAGTCTGGTCAGGGCATCGGCAGCCAGTACCGCTACGTTTCGTCGCCGGACGCGCGCGGCACGGTCAACTTCTCGGTGTTCAACTCGCCCGAGGCCTCGACCTCGACGGGCGATATCGTCGCAGGCCGCCGCTCGATGCAGGTGGACGGCGACGCGAACCAGGGCCTGCCGGCCGGTTTCCGGTTGATCGGCCGTGTCAACTACTTCACGGACGCGGCGACTCAACAGATGTACCAGGACGTCTACGATTCCGGCAGCCGCCAGCAGCGATCGATCAACGCCATGCTGACCGGCAACGTGGGCGCGGCGAGGCTGTCGGCGACGTTCGATCGGAACGACTACTTCTACGGCGCGAACGGCACGCGCACCGGCCGTGCGCCGTCGGTGAACGTCTCGCTGCCGGATCGCACGGTGGGCCGGACCAAGCTCTACGTCGGCACCTCCGCCGACATGTCGTATCTCGTGCGGCAGGACGACCTGTCGCGACCGGACACCGACCACAGCCTGTGGCGCCTCGACGGCAACACGCGGATTCGCGCGCCGCTCAGCTCGCTGTCGTTTCTCAGCGTCACTGCCGATGCCTCGTGGCGGTTGACGTACTGGACCGAGTCCATCGATCCGCTCGCGGATGCTCAAGTGCCGGTCGGCTTGGGCCGCCAGCTCTTCGAGCTGCGCACCCAGGTGGTCGGCCCGACGGTCTCGCGCATCTTTCAGCGGCCCAACGGGAAGTACGCCGATCGCTTCAAGCACGTCATCGAGCCAACCTTCAGGATTCGCCGCACGACGACGTTCCGCGAGTTCGATCGGGTCGTGCAGAACGACTACTCGGTGGACGGCCAGGTCGGCGGCGTCACCCAGATCGATTACGGCGTGAGCAACAAGGTGCTCGCCCGCCGTCCCCCACCGCCGGCGGCGCCGGGCGCGCCGCCGCGGCCGGGCGTCACGCGTCAGATCCTGACCGTCGACCTGATGCAGTCGTACTACTCGAATGCCCTCGCGGCCCGCTACGACTCGCAGTACCAGTCGGTCAGCGCCGGCTCGTTCGGACCCCTGCGGCTGCAGGCCTCGACCCGGCCGGCCGATCGGGTCACGGGTCAGTTCGGCATGGAGATCGACGCGAAATATCGGGCCGTCACGATCCTGTCCGCCACCGGCCGCCTCGAGAGCGATCGCACCGAGCTCACGCTGAACTGGTCGAAGAGACGACGGATTCGCGACGTTCCGGAGTATCAGTACGAGAGCCACTTCCTCAGCGGCGGCACGCGGGTGCGATCGCGGACCAACCACGTGGGCGGCGAGTACCGGTTCACGATCGACATGGGCAACCGCCGGTGGGTCCAGCAGCGGGTGCTCGCCTACTACAACTCGCAGTGCTGCGGCGTCTCGGTCGACTGGCAGCAGATCGACAGTCCCCTGCTGAGCGCTCGAGGCGTGCCGACCAACCATCAGTTCGGCATCTCGTTCACGCTGGCCGGCGTCGGATCGTTCGCCAATCCTTTGGGATCATTCGGCGGTGCGAGATAA
- the rfbB gene encoding dTDP-glucose 4,6-dehydratase, which yields MGLNVLVTGGAGFIGSNFVRWAHRRHADWHITTLDKLTYAGRLENLQDVIDSPRHRFVKGDIADEAVSAPLVREADFVVHFAAETHVDRSIHHAGEFIRTDVFGTFVLLEAAREASRLRKFIQISTDEVYGSVPDGYSRETDELRPRNPYSASKAGADRLAYSYFATYGVPVVITRASNNYGPHQFPEKVIPLFITNLIDGVPVPLYGDGLNVRDWLHVDDHCRAIDLLLEVGDTGEVYNVGGGNEVRNVDLTHRLLELCGRSTALINHVPDRLGHDRRYALDSGKLRQLGWRPEVPFDRGLAETVAWYRENKWWWRPIKEQDPAYREYHARQYGTSP from the coding sequence ATGGGGCTCAACGTCCTCGTCACGGGCGGTGCCGGATTCATCGGCTCGAATTTCGTCAGATGGGCCCACCGGCGGCATGCCGACTGGCACATCACCACGCTCGACAAGCTGACGTACGCGGGACGGCTCGAGAACCTGCAGGACGTCATCGACAGCCCACGGCATCGGTTCGTCAAGGGGGACATCGCCGACGAGGCCGTCTCCGCCCCGCTCGTGCGCGAGGCGGACTTCGTGGTGCACTTCGCCGCCGAGACCCACGTGGACCGCTCGATCCACCACGCCGGCGAGTTCATCCGGACGGACGTCTTCGGCACGTTCGTGCTGCTCGAAGCCGCGCGCGAGGCGTCCCGGCTGCGGAAGTTCATCCAGATCTCGACCGACGAGGTCTACGGCAGCGTCCCGGACGGATACAGCCGGGAAACGGACGAGCTGCGGCCGCGCAACCCGTATTCGGCCAGCAAGGCCGGCGCGGATCGGCTGGCCTACAGCTACTTTGCGACGTACGGCGTGCCGGTCGTGATCACGCGCGCGTCGAACAACTACGGGCCGCACCAGTTCCCTGAGAAAGTGATCCCGCTCTTCATCACGAACCTGATCGACGGCGTGCCGGTGCCGCTCTACGGCGATGGGCTCAACGTCCGCGACTGGCTGCACGTCGACGATCATTGCCGCGCCATCGACCTGCTCCTCGAAGTGGGCGACACCGGCGAGGTCTACAACGTGGGGGGCGGCAACGAGGTGCGGAACGTCGATCTCACGCATCGCCTCCTGGAGCTGTGCGGGCGCTCGACGGCGCTCATCAACCACGTACCCGATCGTCTCGGCCACGATCGCCGCTACGCGCTCGACTCGGGCAAGCTGCGGCAGCTCGGCTGGCGCCCGGAGGTGCCGTTCGATCGGGGGCTGGCCGAGACGGTGGCCTGGTATCGCGAGAACAAATGGTGGTGGCGGCCCATCAAGGAGCAGGACCCCGCCTACCGCGAATACCACGCGCGGCAGTACGGCACCAGCCCGTAG